The Xiphophorus couchianus chromosome 6, X_couchianus-1.0, whole genome shotgun sequence genomic interval GTTTATatgcagaaggaaaaaaaacgtCTTTGCTTTTATGATGTGGGGTATTAGAGTGGCTGGTCTTTAGCTGTTGTGGGCAGATGAATGAGGTTTTTTTCAGGCACTGTCAGAAGACAGGACGTCTAGAACACAGACTCTGGTACTCTGAAGTTGCACATAGCGATCCTGGAGCTAACATTATCTTTATTTACAGCCTTTTTGTGCTCAGTCATTCCAGCTgcctcttcttctttctgcatGAGAGGAAAGTAAAAACGCAAGTTTAAGTTGCTATGTATACTGATATAAATGTTGAATGTGCCTAAGGCTGTGTTAAGGGCAATGATTGAGGTCTATGGTGACACTAAATGGTGCATTAAAAATCTTTGGTTTCAAGGAGGCTGTGAAGTCTGTGTGTCTAGATGCATGAGAGAGCAATGCTGCACATCCTTATGAGTTTACCTTCTTTATAGgaaattgttcaaaaataattggTTCTGTCCAGGGTTACCTCAATCTGATCACCCTTCACCTCGAAGCAAGAGATCTTTTTCATCTCTGACCAGACATCCCACACACTGTTCTGCCAAAGATTGCTCTCTAACTTTTCACTGTCAGCAACGTTGCACTATCGTTAAGCTTTCTGAGCTCACTCTTCAGTAACTCTCTGTATCTCACCCCCAGACGGCTCTTTTCCTTATGTTCAGCAGCCTTTTCAGATAATGACAATCTAGGGCTTGTTATTGTGGAAGCTCCTCATTGTACTGCTGGGGATTGTGCTCTCCACAGATAATGCAGTTTGTCACATAGTCATGGCATTGATGTCACCACAGTGTCACTCACTGAGTGCGTCCCAGTCAGTGGCCTCATCATAGCATTTTGGAGTTTCTTCAGCTTCCATGGCCACCTCCTCACGAATCGTTTGATCACCGGTTGGTGCTGAACAATAGGTGTGTAGGTGGAGGTGAGAATTAAATGGTTATGTCTGTGGCTGTTCATATTATTCCATAAAATGAGAGATACAGGAGGATTTTGACCAACAGCTCGAGCTGTTGTACTAATTATAGTGATTTCATccgatttaaacaaaaatctctTGAGAATATGTTCTGTATAGCTgtcaatttttttgtgtgtttttataatttttatgttgttgttgaacaaatttgttattaaataaatctcaATGCGtgtcatcagttttttttatttgccatcaCATAATAACTTATAACCCCTGAGCTTAGagttctaacattttttttccacttaggCTTTGTCTATGTTTTGTCTGCACAGACTATCATTTAACCAACTGAGCTGTGCTATAGCTTGCTTCCATACTTTTGTCTAACCTTATATTTATGGTTGTTCTCcaccacaaataaaacattcaacactTCTGTATCTTAGAGAGAGAAAATACCGTAATAATATAAGTATGAccttccatttttaaaaaaagatttgtgtctgtttttctttttcctctttcacaGCATCGACAAGCCTAAGGCTCTCTCCCTACTTCTCCACACAGCTGACATCAGCCATCCAGCCAAAAGTTGGGACCTGCACCACCGATGGACCACTTCTTTACTTGAGGAGTTCTTCAGACAGGTGAGTGAGTTCTCTTGGCATTTTCGCTGGAAGTTTGGtagcttttgaaataaaaaaaaattatctgttgATGTCAGTACGATggtgtttcttttaaactggCAGTGTATTAGTTATTTGTTACTAAGACTGATTCAGGAAACTCGGTTGGTTGACTGAAAGATTGTCATACCTTATGCAAAATTTGACAATTGGGTGTTAAATACTTCAGTTTCAtctaaagaaaatttaaaaaatggtttggGTTTATGGTAAATGTATATACGCCAAAGGGGCCACAGGGTTTGTTGAACTTCTGACAAGTTGTTGGCATACTTGAAAAAACTCCAATCATTTAATCAGCATCACCTAAATGAAGTAGAGAAGTTTTTGAAATGCATGTCAACAAAAGACAGGCTATGGAAGTGagtctagattttttttaatggcagaTGAAGTAGAGGATTCTACAATacatctgatttattttgtctCTTCTGTTCAAGTTCGAGAATAAAATGATGTTGTTAATGAGTAACTGTTTTAATAAAGAACCTCGGCAGAAGATTCCCTCAGAAAATAATCTTTATATGTGGGTTATGTATACATaagtattatttaaataaagaaacagacaCCATGGAAGATTAAGTTGTACAATATGTCCTATTCAATAAAACAGTAGTCTATGAATtctaaaatatgtatttgtaaaCATTATCGAAAGCGACATAGGTGTAAATGATGCACCAATCCATTAATCAgtttctctgtaaatatttgttttcattttcattctcaTTGTCATCTTGCCTACTTCTATAAGGCCTTTGTCTCTTGGGATGTGAATCGACAACAAATAGCTTCTCAAAAGAATATTGCCTCTCCATTGCCCATCTAAGTGGTTTGCGACAAACTGGAGGAGAAATTGAAACAGATTTGTGGCCTGAAAAGATATTGGGTGAGGCTCAGACAAATCAGATGTCTAATGGCTTGTCTGTATGCCTATGTGATGTggggtatttttatttatttttttgtaggatCCAATCTAAAGTCCCTTTACTGTTTAAATTGATGTGTTTCTAGGGGGACAAAGAAGCCGAACTAGGCCTGCCATTCTCTCCACTGTGTGACAGAAAGTCGACGTTGGTTGCACAGTCTCAGATTGGTGAGTGGCTTCTAATATTTTGCTTACTTTTGTTAGGACAAAaacaccagtttttttttttatttctttcttcaaaataatcTTGAAATAAAGCATATAGTTAGAGCTGAAACAACTAATCAAATTAATCGTGTTGTTTCAATagtattgaaataattgtcaactaatttagtaattggtTAATCATTCACTGGAGTATGCAGATTAAAAAAGTCCATTTGATAAAagaacacactcagagcagtaactAAACCAAAACAGTCCTCAAGACGCATAGTCTTGGTTCACatgttcaaattctgtaaaaataataatatttgtttaattaaacgaaatgaatgaaacatcagaaaaaaaagagaacatacATACTCATGAAACAATGCATTCTAGTAAGTTTATGACATTTTCAATTTAGATACAATATTGAAGGTATTTGTTGTGGTTTTAACTCTTCCCCattaattgttttgtatttgttttctttcctgtcaCAGCCATACTGACAATAATTCTTCCTGAAATGTTTGTCACCAGGGTTCATAGACTTCATCGTGGTTCCCACCTTCACTGTGCTGACTGACATGATGGAGCGCATTGTCACTCCGCTCATCGACGAGGCCTCCCACTCTGGTCTTTCTACCTTTAGACGCTCAAGGTAAGTTATGAGAGAAAtttctggtgaaaatgtttgttaaatgcTTTCTTGGTAGTACAGCAAAGCAGAGGGCGTTGTGTATAAATGTGAATAGATTTTAATCTTCCAGGCTATTTAATCAacgataaaacattttttcttgttttcgaGCCTTCAACTCTCAAATCTTTCTGAGCAACAGCTCTCTAAATTGCATGACTGAACCTCTACAGCTCCTCTGCAACAACAGCATGTCTAATGGAAGTATTGAGAACAGCAGATGAGTCTCCCATGAGTAATCCATTTCTGTGCATGGAAATGTCTCCACCTTTCATCTTGCGGAGCCACACACCTTGAAATTGGCATTTTAGAGACGCTAGTTAAGCTCTGCTCATCAGCCATGGTCATGAATGAGCCTTCAAGCTGGCCTGGCTTACATATTTGCCTGAGGAGATACAAAAGGAAGTGATTTTCTCTCTCCTGGTTTAATTTGTTGGCTCGGTACTTTTTCTCCAGTCTCCTTCTATATCAGCTACGTGCAAGGCTGAGAGGTGACACATAAGTAAGGCACAGTTCCcttaatattgtgtttttaacaagTGGGCTGCACTGAAAAGGATTGTTTAAAGGAACTTTCCATCTTGGAAAGCACTTTTATTGGATAATAAACCAGTCCTTTAACTGTCTGGCTCTACAGCCATGCTTGGAACTGAACATAAATTTGAGCCCAGTCTTTCTCTTCTACAGCCATCATTACCATTACTCAGTGAGGCTCCAGTTGAAGCAAACAGTGTAAAACTTGCATAGTGCAGCTGTGCTTATAGACACCTGGGTGTTTACAGCTTTCTTCATACAGTTTATTGATAGCATTTAACTCTGCCTCAGTAGTCTGTAACTATATTTGCTCTTTCAGTCTTCCTGAGGGTCCGTCCGGAAAGTATTCATAGATTTtcacttttcccacattttgctATGTTACagccttattccaaattgtattaaattgaTCTATTTCCTCAAACGTTTGCACACAAATACCTCATTATGACAAGGTGGAAACATGTTCTTTAgagatttttgcaaatttattaacaatacaaaaccaagaaatcacatttatgtCACTATTGAAAGCTAGTTAAACAGCACAGACAGGACACATGAAAAAACCAAAGGGCTCAGACACCTTTTACCACTTGTGCTTTATATAGTGTAATTTatcctttttcacatttatttccttcaagttatttgtgaaaatattaacATCAGTATGAGTTTTATTGTAGATTTAGTACCAAGAAAAATAGGAAATATCATATATCATTAGCAACTTAACTAAAAGGATACAAGTGGTATGCTATTAGTTTACAGTTCAAACAATATCCTGTCATAGATGCCTCTCAGCAGAAACTATGGCTGTCAACTTGTCTTCTTGGAATGTTGCTGTTCatcttttatatatttcttttcttttcagtctaAACAGTATTAGCTCAGATGAAACAAAGAGGCACAGCGTGAAGAGCATGGGATCTGACAGCAGCTCGTCTGGCCAAAGCTCCCTTCTGACGGTGGACATTAAAAACTTCAAGGCCTTGTGGAATGAGGAAGTTTATCAGAACAGGGAAAGATGGAAAGCCCAGGCTACCAAAGGTACAGTTTAACCTTCACAGTTCATCATATGCAGCAAAACATATAAAGCTCTAAAGACTGCAGCATTTCTGATAGTGGGAAAGTTTAGATAGCGGAATATAAAGATGAACTGCTTTTAGCTTGAAGCgaagtttaatttagttttactcAGATGTTTACCTCTCTCCCGGGCAGACCATTAtttctcactttgtttttatttatttttttctgcagcaggtaGTGTAAACAAACTAAGTTGGCAGATTTTCTAGCGAGCATTGTAAGGTGTTTggcacttttttgtttgttggcaCTAAGAACAAAGTGAAAAGGCTGTGATAATTGACTGAAAGGAGTAAATCAGCGAAACATTCTGAAGCTAATATATGGGCTAAGATGCAAAGGTTTCCTAAGCTGATGAGGCCAACTCAAATGAAATCATTGTATATAGATAGAATCTATGTTCTGAGTCATGTAAGTCTTAGTACTCTTAAGTGTTTAATGTGGAAGAACTGGACAACTTGGTTGTTGAAAATGTTGCACCTCTCATTTGCAAAGCTTTTTCTGCTggtgaaatgtaaatatgagcCAAAAGAGGCCCAGTTCTCCTTTTTGAGTGTTGAACAGTAACATTCTCTTGAAAGCAAGTTTTGGCTGCCCTCAAGTGGTCAAAAGTGTAAATGGTTGTTTTaacttcagaagattttaaGATCTTGCTTTGTATGGCATCTGAACCAGAACAAAGCACTTAAATTAAGTCAATATTAGCTGATTGATAGAGGCTCCACCTTGCCAAACAACCTTAATCTCTTATGTGACTCCAGAAGCGGAAGAGAGAGCTAAAAAGGAAGCAGAAGAGCGAGCTCAGCAGGAGGAAGCTATGGAACCGCAGGAGGTCCAGACAGAGTCTGCATACCCTGAGCAGAAGGAGAACAAATCGGACAGCAAGGTGCCAGAGTCAGCAGAGGTCAGCAgatcaccagatggaaacacaGGGGAACCAAAGGAGGCGAACCCCCTTGAGAACACGTCACACCAGAGTCCCCTGCTGCAGAACGGTACGTCGGCTGAACTTTCCAATTCCACTGGTGACAAAACTTCAACATCGTGATCAGACGTACAAACTAGTCGTGTGTTAAAAGATGCACAGGTCTCAGATTTCATGGCAATTTTCCAAACTCCCATTTTTGTGAAGCTTTTACCTTCTTTAAAGAACCACAGTTAACAGCATTTAAAACATTCCTTTTGACCGTTCTGGGAATCTTGCATTTTACATATATATGTCAGTGTAATAAGTAAAACTGGTATTTTGGATTTTCAGGTGAGTTGTCAGAGGGGAGTGAATCTCCTGATGGTGAAGAAAACAAGAGCAAAGGAATGAGTGGTGGGTTTAAAGTGACAATTATGAATTATTGACAGAATGCCAAAGTGGCTGTCATAAAGAtctaataaaacattcaaagaaaaacagatgtttatGTGCCTAAAGGCACGAACgagatacaaaataaaatatctagaCCGCAAAATAGGGTGTCGTCGCAATGATTGATATACAAATGATGAATTTGGTAAaacttgttttcaaaatttctaaAGTATGTATCTTGTTGCATCCAAACAGAGGCAGTGATGGAATAACAGAGAAGAGGAGCATCATGGCTACACTGATTCTGCCCTGTTGCTGTTTAAAGGTTGAAGTTGGACTCTGCTGCCCTCTACAGACGACTGAAAAACTGACACCTTTGcttcctttttgtttatgtctttGCATTTCAACAGCTTCTATCACATGTATAATGTTTTTGCCATTTATAAACAGTAAGGTGCATTATTCCttctttcctgctttttttttttaataataatagtaaaaataataataataatgaagagttttatttccatccagtggcTATAACAGTGTCACCACTGGCAaactagtttgtttttgtggtagTTTGGGCagtgttcttttatttttcttttgattgcattttttaactcaacTCTTGTAGCTGTTTTAAAAGTCCCACTTCCACATCTTGGATATATCTATATTAGATTTATTTGTTGGGAGATGGGAGTTAAGAGATTTGTTGCGACTTACTACCACATATGCAGAATAGATGCATATCTAGAGGGACTTCTACAACGCCTATACTGCATGTAGATTATATGTCTGTACAGTAATTTGAGATTCTTGCCACAGGTCTTCAGCACTACTGTTTTATTACCAAGTACTCCTTAAATAAATCTAGACTAACttagaaaacaattttcctTTGAGTGCTCCTTATGGTTGCTAAagccacaaaaagaaaatattttgtgtgtttactttctttaacttttttgcaattaaatgcatttgtattcttTACAGCCAGGTgcaaatggttttattttttcctgtttttcttttctgtacatatttaaatgtttattaatggTTGAATATGGAACAGAAATCCATCAGCCATCCAGTGAgggaaatatttttgagataaaatgtaagatatttgtggaaaaaaataaaagtccaaaaatTAGAAAGCAGCTTTTTGCAATTTTAACATATCACATGCTCAGATGcattcaagtttttcttttgtttttttttttgtaaatacaatgtttttgttcatctttttgaaaacatatttgttttgcattaatttcCTGTACAATTTATGCACTATTTCTGTCTAATATTGTCACATTGTGTGTTTACTTGATGCCTTCTGATGTGTTTTGAAGCTGTAGCAAGAGCTCAACATTGTTGCTAAAAAATTTTTCAgtgttcatttttgcttttattccaCAGAGCAGTTTTGTCCAAACAGCTTCCCCTTCTTGGTCGCTGGTGTGACATTCAATCAGCGTGTTTACAGTGTGCCCATACGCCACTTAGGCTGCCGAAACTTTCACGCTTCTGCGACGCATCTGAGGCGTATCTGTCCAAAGCGTGTCTGCTTCTCTACCAGGATTTTAAGGCCTGTAATgttgtatataaaaaatttacttattgTGCACTTTGCATATGTACCATATTGGACATGTGGGTCAGTTTTCACTTTATGCAGTGCCTAGCAAAGGTATTTATGATTTGTATAAGGTTTCCACTTTATGTCGTGTTGgaaccacaaacatttatttgttttatttggatttgttGTGACAGAGTAATGCATAGCGgtgaagaaaacaatttttcaacGTTTTCTTCATATATTTGTATCTGAAAACTGGGCACATAAATCCTGCCCTGAATCACCATTTTGTACAGCCATTATTGGCTGCTATTACAGCAACTCACTAAGAGTAAATCAAGAGCATTTGCCTTGTGTTTAACTTGACTCATGTACTCATCACCTCTGACTAGCTTCCTTTTCGCTGCTGAGCAGAAGCATGATGCTGCCCTCTCCATTTGTCACATTGGAGATGCTGTGTTCATGGTGAAGATTGCATGAAggccaaatatatatatatatatatatattttttttttttttcccaatgtgTTTTAGGCAAAGTAAAACTACTGCTGTTATGGCTTTCTTTATGATGATGGATTCTGTGAATGCTCTGTGAGATGTTACAAACTTTTATATCTTTTATATCCCAGccctgctttaaatttctccacGACTTCATCACAAGCCTTTCAACTACATCCCTTGGTCTATGAGACCCTCATAGAAGAGCTGGATttgtactgaaaataaattacacacgGATTGACTCTAATTAGGCCACTTTCTGAAGGCAGTTGTTTGCATTGGGGTTTCAgccattttcttcccacttcAAAAATAATGCTCTATATCATATAAAATTCCTTTataatacattgaagtttgtggttgtaacacaacaaaatgtgaaaaagttttaagtCGGTACCTTTGTAATGCACTGTGCTCAGCACATTAatttgcagaaaagaaaagacacatCTGGGCAGTATTTGCTAAGTGATGGATGTTATTTTCCTTAAacctcaaagttttttttctatgaaattAACCACATATATTGTGTGAAGTTTAAGCTTTAGAAGGTACCTGTGTATATTATATTGTACCACATAGTTATATCCAAACATTTGAGAGGattgaacatttaaagaaattatgaaaacataTATCAGAAGTGAGGGAAAGATTGTTTTTGTatccatgttgttttttataaccAGCTTCTGATGCTTCTTTTCTCATGCACTGAAACCATATGCTACTTTCCATCGAAAAGATGCAGTCAGTGGTTAGCAAGCCAGCTGGCTGAATGTGTGCCTCTATCTGTACTTTCCATGTCACAAGTAACACCTGTAAACGTGTTCAGTGATGTCGTTAAAACCTGCGCTGATCCCGGTGCAGCTGAACCGCTAGTCGAGTTCTCCTTACAATTTTTCACACTTAGGATTCAGCCGAGACtatcttgtttttaaagattaatgTTGCAGAATATAGTATTTTTAAAGCTAGATATTGCGCTATATTTTGCTCACTTTCATTCAGAGAAGTCTATTTTATAGCTAGGCGGTGTGGCGTAGtgtctgtttttcagttttattctacTGTTTTAGCCTTTTTATCAGTCCTTTTGTTTTATCTATTGTCTCCCCTGTGTGTTTGTCTACCTTGTTCTTCTTCACCAGCGCTgaagtcagaaaaagaaaaatttaaactgtTAATGTAACGTGCAGCAATctttaaatattagaaataaaaacataattgtaaTAGGCTGCCTGACGCTTGGTAAAGCAGAATATATTTTCTGGACCAAGAGACCAACACATGTACAGACTTGTAGTTTTTGCTCTACGTTCTTCTAGCTACTGTGATAGCCTataatatataaacatttaacaggACATTATACCGACCACCATAGGAACATAGCTGTATTGCTGATCTGTAAAGACTTCTTAATATGGTGTTTTGTTCTGGTTACAATCAGTCAGTCTGTTTAATGCTTTGTTTCCCTGTTTTGTCTCTCTGTAACGACTGATCTCAGCAACCAGTGATCTAATGACTGAGAATAGATGGATGTAATGcgtgtttgggtgtgtgtgtgtgtgtgtgtgctgcaaaAATACTTAACGTGCATTTCTGATCTCCTCACTGTGACCTGCTCTGTCAATGAGTGTGATTAGATGAGTGGCTGTGAGAGAAAGAGGATTAAACAAAGAGATGCAGTGGACTGCGTAAATCTGACCAAACAACCCATTTAAGATACAACAGTGATGGGTTTTAGATAACCCAACTGGCTGACGACGTTGATCTGTTTTGGTTCATAAAACTGTAGCAACACAATAATCATAATTGAAGATCACAGCTGCAACATGCTAGCGTACAGAAGTTGAtgaattgttttaaaagctGGTAATAATTCTCCTCTGCCTCTCTTCTGTGGACAGAATGAAGAGAAGCGTGTGAGTGTGAGCGcacgtgcatgtgtgtgtcacTGTCCCATGCTGGCCAGGCGGCCGTGTGTGCCACCATGCTCTGTGACTGCACAGCCGTATCAATAAATCTGAACTCAAAGGGCTCAGATCATGTGTGCCTGTCTTCATTTCTGCACCTCTACCCTAGAACCTAGAAGtgagatattttaaattgtattcaaCTTCTAGTCCTTTAATAGAACAGATGCACATAACACTAAACAAAAATGCCTAAGCTGTAATAATGTAGGCTTTTCCTGGTATCACTACCTGTTCACAATAATGAGAATTTCACTGAAAAGTAATTGTTTTCAGTATATTAATTCAAAACCCAAATAGCTTTATTACAGAAACTGGTGAGTTTTCAGAGTTTATGACACTGTCACACTTGAAATGATCAGTTTATGTGATTTCactctttataggtatatgagtaaaatgaacattgttcttttattctatgaactactgacatgtctccaaaattccaagcaaacatttagtttttatttgcagaaaatgagaaatggtcaaagtcacgaaaaagatgcagtgctttcagacctcaaatagcgcaaagaaaacaagttcatattgatttagaaacaacaatactgtactaatgttttaactcagaaagagttcagaaatcaatatgtggtggaataaccatgaggttttcaatggggttcagtgcagtgggctatTTGTTTTGCAGAGCTGTATTTATACACCAATGTCTCCTACAACTAATAATAAGGAGGATGTCAGCAAGGTTAGAAAATCTCTAAAACTCAGTGAGAGATTGTGCTACTAGaacacatgtgtcaaactcaaggcccgggggccaaatccggcccaccatagctttttatgtggccctttacAGGTGTCAAgtagtccctccagtttttcacaaatctgcaaaattcatacaaaatccacacaaaatcaacaattcCCCACATTTCTTTTCCTGATTGTCTGAAAACATTGGGTTtcagtgactgctgcctcaacCTGACTTGATGTCGAGCTATAGTCCATGACCGATACGGCGagtaataaaagttacatttagcATCATAtattagcaaaaaaaacccccacaaacattcacaaaatcctggatggactggtcagtgtgaaaagat includes:
- the pde1cb gene encoding calcium/calmodulin-dependent 3',5'-cyclic nucleotide phosphodiesterase 1C isoform X5 gives rise to the protein MGLMLRRNEEKPRFRSIVHAVQAGIFVERMYRRTSNMVGLSYPASVISVLKNVDKWSFDVFALNEASGDHALKFIFYELLTRYDLISRFKIPISAVVSFVEALEVGYSKHKNPYHNLIHAADVTQTVHYLLLKTGMVHWLTELEIFAMIFAAAVHDYEHTGTTNNFHIQTRSDTAILYNDRSVLESHHVSAAYRLLQDDDEMNILYNLSKDDWRELRALVIEMVLATDMSCHFQQVKAMKNYLQQPEGIDKPKALSLLLHTADISHPAKSWDLHHRWTTSLLEEFFRQGDKEAELGLPFSPLCDRKSTLVAQSQIGFIDFIVVPTFTVLTDMMERIVTPLIDEASHSGLSTFRRSSLNSISSDETKRHSVKSMGSDSSSSGQSSLLTVDIKNFKALWNEEVYQNRERWKAQATKEAEERAKKEAEERAQQEEAMEPQEVQTESAYPEQKENKSDSKVPESAEVSRSPDGNTGEPKEANPLENTSHQSPLLQNGELSEGSESPDGEENKSKGMSEAVME